The proteins below come from a single Candidatus Falkowbacteria bacterium genomic window:
- a CDS encoding ABC transporter ATP-binding protein has protein sequence MIEIKNLQKDYVSGEVVTPVIRGLNFTIDKGEFVSIMGPSGSGKSTLMHILGFLDRPTNGTYFFNGRNTTELADDELAAMRNRQVGFVFQAFNLLPRTTVLDNVKLPLIYSSDKEDIEKKASETLKSVGLGHRLNYFTNQISGGEKQRVAIARALVNGPSVIFADEPTGNLDSKSGVQIMAILQRLNDAGNTIILVTHETYTSEHAKRIIKIMDGQITSDEPVLNRRFAQDGELLK, from the coding sequence CTGATCGAAATCAAAAATCTGCAAAAAGATTACGTTAGCGGCGAGGTGGTCACACCAGTGATCAGAGGCCTCAATTTCACCATTGACAAGGGGGAATTCGTCTCGATCATGGGACCGTCCGGTTCCGGCAAATCCACCCTGATGCATATTTTAGGCTTCTTGGACCGGCCCACCAACGGCACGTATTTTTTTAACGGGCGGAACACGACCGAATTGGCTGATGATGAACTGGCCGCAATGCGCAACCGCCAGGTCGGCTTCGTTTTCCAGGCATTCAACCTGTTGCCGCGTACGACCGTGCTCGATAATGTCAAATTGCCCCTGATCTATTCATCGGACAAGGAGGATATCGAAAAGAAGGCTAGCGAGACCCTCAAGAGCGTAGGCCTCGGCCACCGCCTGAATTATTTCACCAATCAGATCTCCGGAGGCGAGAAACAGCGCGTCGCCATCGCCCGCGCGCTGGTCAACGGCCCTTCAGTCATCTTCGCTGACGAACCCACCGGCAACCTTGATTCCAAATCCGGCGTCCAGATCATGGCCATATTGCAGCGGCTTAACGACGCGGGGAACACCATCATATTGGTCACTCATGAAACCTACACTTCGGAACATGCCAAGCGCATCATCAAGATAATGGATGGCCAGATTACCAGCGACGAGCCGGTCCTGAACCGGCGTTTCGCTCAAGACGGCGAATTGCTGAAGTAG
- a CDS encoding CTP synthase produces the protein MAEKTSKKPTKYIFVLGGVMSGVGKGVTAASIGRILIGRGFNVSAIKIDPYVNVDAGTMNPTEHGEVFVTEDGDETDQDIGNYERFLNKNIYRENYMTTGRVYLSVINRERNLEFGGACVQVVPHIPLEVIDRIKIATEKAKAEIMIIEIGGTVGEYENILFLEAIRLLKIKNPLDVMTVMVSYVPVPGKVGEMKTKPTQHAVRTVNGAGIQPDIIVARSEVPMDQKRKEKISMFCNVSEECVISAPDVDSIYDIPVNFEKDNLGDVVLKKLGLKTKGKDLVDWRAMLEKYKNAKKEVRIGVVGKYFKTGDFNLSDSYISVIEALKHGGMANGVKVKLDWIDTEDVEQKGTGILRQYHGIVVPQGWGSRGAEGKIKTIQYCREKKVPYFGLCYGMQMAVIEFSRNVLKYKDANSEEVNPKTAHPVIHLMEEQKELIAKKQYGGTIRLGGWPCKLVKGTHLAKAYAKKFGEENIISERHRHRYEYNNAYREQLEKAGLKVSGTSPDNKLVEAVEITDHPFFIGTQFHPEYISRPLDPHPLFVEFVKACSSLKK, from the coding sequence ATGGCGGAAAAAACCTCCAAAAAACCAACTAAGTACATCTTCGTGCTTGGCGGCGTGATGTCGGGCGTCGGCAAAGGCGTAACGGCCGCTTCGATCGGCCGCATCCTGATTGGCCGCGGCTTTAATGTCAGCGCTATCAAGATCGACCCTTATGTCAATGTCGATGCCGGGACGATGAACCCGACCGAACATGGCGAGGTTTTCGTGACTGAGGACGGCGACGAGACCGACCAGGACATCGGCAACTACGAGCGCTTTTTGAATAAGAACATCTATCGCGAGAACTACATGACCACCGGACGGGTCTACCTCTCGGTCATCAACCGCGAACGCAATCTGGAGTTCGGCGGCGCTTGCGTCCAAGTCGTACCGCATATCCCGTTGGAGGTCATCGACCGCATCAAGATCGCCACCGAGAAAGCCAAGGCTGAAATCATGATCATCGAGATTGGCGGTACGGTCGGCGAGTATGAGAATATCCTGTTTTTGGAGGCCATCCGCCTTTTGAAGATCAAGAATCCGCTTGATGTCATGACCGTGATGGTCAGCTATGTTCCGGTCCCGGGCAAGGTCGGCGAGATGAAGACCAAGCCGACCCAGCACGCCGTCCGCACCGTCAACGGCGCAGGCATCCAACCGGATATTATCGTGGCTAGAAGCGAAGTGCCGATGGATCAGAAGCGCAAGGAGAAGATTTCCATGTTTTGCAACGTCTCCGAAGAATGCGTCATCAGCGCGCCGGACGTCGATTCGATTTACGACATACCGGTCAATTTCGAAAAAGATAACCTGGGCGATGTCGTCTTGAAGAAGCTCGGCTTGAAGACCAAGGGCAAAGACCTGGTCGATTGGCGCGCCATGCTGGAAAAGTACAAGAACGCCAAAAAAGAAGTGCGTATCGGCGTGGTCGGCAAATATTTCAAGACTGGGGATTTTAATCTCTCCGATTCCTACATTTCCGTGATCGAGGCCCTGAAGCACGGCGGCATGGCCAACGGCGTTAAAGTGAAACTCGACTGGATCGATACCGAAGACGTCGAGCAGAAGGGCACCGGTATCCTGAGGCAATACCATGGCATCGTCGTCCCGCAGGGCTGGGGTTCGCGAGGCGCCGAGGGCAAAATCAAGACCATCCAATACTGCCGCGAGAAAAAAGTGCCATATTTCGGACTTTGCTACGGCATGCAGATGGCAGTCATCGAATTTTCCCGTAACGTTCTCAAATACAAAGACGCCAACTCTGAAGAGGTCAATCCCAAGACGGCTCATCCGGTCATCCATTTGATGGAGGAGCAGAAGGAACTGATTGCCAAGAAACAATACGGCGGCACGATTCGCCTGGGCGGCTGGCCCTGCAAACTAGTTAAGGGCACGCACCTAGCCAAGGCTTATGCCAAGAAGTTCGGCGAAGAAAATATCATCTCTGAGCGCCACCGTCACCGCTACGAATATAATAATGCCTACCGCGAGCAATTGGAAAAGGCCGGACTCAAGGTATCTGGCACCTCGCCGGATAATAAGCTGGTAGAGGCCGTGGAAATCACTGATCACCCTTTCTTCATCGGCACCCAGTTCCATCCTGAATATATTTCACGGCCGCTTGACCCTCACCCATTGTTCGTCGAGTTCGTGAAAGCCTGCTCCTCATTAAAAAAATAA
- a CDS encoding ferritin: protein MKTWICEICGDAYIGDEAPHNCPFCGARKGFIKPGNQADPVTENRSELSEETKGFLTETLRLEVHANAIYTCMANAADTYEIKKMYKRLAKVELEHATICTKFLGIAMPEIKPENCSAQDLENFKKTIELEEHAAGLYAEFAKKSPEKHIKIMFTALNQVEADHIVLINSYIKQ from the coding sequence ATGAAAACTTGGATTTGCGAAATCTGCGGCGATGCCTATATAGGCGACGAGGCGCCGCACAATTGTCCTTTTTGCGGTGCCAGGAAAGGTTTCATCAAGCCCGGAAACCAAGCCGATCCAGTTACTGAAAACCGCAGCGAGTTGTCAGAGGAGACCAAAGGTTTTTTGACCGAAACCCTGCGCCTTGAGGTCCATGCCAACGCCATCTACACTTGCATGGCGAATGCGGCGGATACTTATGAAATCAAGAAGATGTATAAACGCCTAGCCAAAGTGGAACTGGAACATGCCACTATCTGTACCAAATTCCTTGGGATAGCTATGCCGGAAATAAAGCCGGAAAACTGTAGCGCTCAGGATCTGGAAAATTTCAAGAAGACGATCGAACTGGAAGAGCATGCCGCGGGCCTTTATGCCGAGTTTGCAAAAAAATCCCCAGAGAAGCATATCAAGATCATGTTTACGGCCCTGAACCAGGTCGAGGCTGACCACATCGTGCTGATCAATAGCTATATTAAGCAATAA
- a CDS encoding response regulator transcription factor, whose amino-acid sequence MAKFLIIDDNIVMTSGLLAKMRLAGHEADVVGESTVSEPVITLARVRQPDMIVIDPTLDSNRAGYGLISDLKAHPETKDILIVAYSDLPDLSLRERVLNLGASTHYDRSSMSAEELIGRLEKIIINKQKYDA is encoded by the coding sequence ATGGCAAAATTCCTAATCATAGACGATAATATTGTCATGACCAGCGGTTTGCTGGCCAAGATGAGACTGGCGGGCCATGAGGCTGACGTTGTCGGAGAGTCTACCGTATCTGAGCCGGTCATCACCCTTGCCAGGGTGCGACAACCGGACATGATTGTCATTGACCCCACCCTGGACAGCAATCGAGCCGGCTATGGTCTTATTTCAGATTTGAAGGCGCATCCCGAGACTAAAGACATCCTTATTGTGGCTTATTCCGATCTTCCTGACTTATCTTTGCGTGAACGCGTTCTCAATCTCGGAGCTAGCACCCACTATGACCGTTCGAGTATGTCGGCGGAGGAGTTGATCGGGCGATTAGAAAAAATCATTATAAACAAGCAAAAATATGACGCTTAA
- the trxA gene encoding thioredoxin → MSHPIILTDENFETEVIKSELPVLVDFWAEWCGPCRMMIPVLDEVAEKFVGKIKIAKLDVNDEKHQALAEKYQIQGIPALKIFKGGEVVKELVGYQPTESLEKELAAFSA, encoded by the coding sequence ATGTCACACCCAATCATTTTGACGGATGAGAATTTCGAAACGGAAGTGATCAAATCAGAGCTGCCGGTTTTGGTTGATTTCTGGGCAGAGTGGTGCGGCCCTTGCCGCATGATGATCCCGGTCTTGGATGAGGTGGCGGAAAAATTTGTGGGCAAGATAAAGATTGCCAAACTCGATGTCAATGACGAAAAACATCAAGCTTTAGCGGAAAAATATCAGATTCAGGGTATTCCAGCCTTGAAAATATTCAAAGGCGGCGAGGTGGTAAAGGAGCTGGTCGGTTACCAGCCGACGGAGAGTTTGGAGAAAGAATTGGCCGCTTTTTCGGCCTAG
- a CDS encoding FtsX-like permease family protein, translating into MKIGAVVKLSLKSLIANKMRTLLTVLGMVIGIAAVIIVFSAGEGIKSLILGQVEAFGTDIIQTEPRLPSNKSTASKDAQSGQAIAQGVQLTSLKLSDMDDIGRLSNIKGSYATLTGQALASYEGETKKAIIFGVSAYFINIGSFELSEGRFYSDEEERSLSQVAVLGSKMKETLFGDSEAVGKMVRLKKEKYLVVGVMKERGATGFISFDDFIYVPARTMQKRILGIDHVVSVTSQLRDVSLAEDTAEDIRQILRENHQIENPTKDDFRVATMAELMDTLGTITGAITLLLLAIVGISLVVGGVGITNIMYVIVTERTSEIGLRKAVGATYRDVMLQFLIEAVLITLLGGVIGMIVGIFVSFGIATVASSLLGLSWKFIMPMKGFIVATIFSVFFGIIFGVYPARKAARLDPIEALRSE; encoded by the coding sequence ATGAAAATCGGCGCTGTCGTAAAACTATCCTTGAAATCCCTCATAGCCAACAAGATGCGGACGTTGTTGACGGTTTTGGGCATGGTTATCGGCATCGCAGCGGTCATCATCGTCTTCAGCGCCGGCGAGGGAATCAAATCGTTGATTTTGGGCCAAGTCGAGGCTTTCGGCACCGACATCATCCAGACCGAGCCGCGCCTGCCTTCGAATAAATCGACTGCGTCCAAGGATGCCCAATCCGGCCAAGCCATTGCCCAGGGCGTCCAGCTGACATCGCTCAAGCTTTCGGATATGGATGACATAGGCCGCCTGAGCAACATCAAGGGCAGCTATGCTACGTTGACCGGGCAAGCGCTGGCAAGCTACGAAGGCGAGACAAAGAAAGCAATCATTTTCGGCGTTAGCGCTTATTTCATAAACATCGGTTCGTTCGAACTATCAGAGGGCCGCTTCTATTCCGACGAGGAGGAGCGCAGCTTGTCCCAGGTCGCGGTCTTGGGCAGCAAGATGAAAGAGACCCTCTTCGGTGACTCCGAGGCCGTGGGCAAAATGGTGCGTTTGAAAAAGGAAAAATATCTGGTAGTTGGCGTCATGAAAGAGCGCGGGGCGACCGGGTTCATCAGTTTCGACGACTTCATCTATGTCCCGGCACGGACCATGCAGAAAAGGATTTTGGGCATCGACCACGTCGTTTCAGTTACCAGCCAGCTGCGCGACGTTTCCTTGGCCGAAGATACGGCTGAAGATATCAGGCAGATACTCCGCGAGAATCACCAGATTGAAAATCCGACCAAGGACGATTTCCGGGTCGCTACCATGGCCGAACTGATGGACACGCTCGGAACTATCACCGGAGCGATAACATTGCTTCTGCTGGCCATAGTCGGCATATCATTGGTCGTCGGCGGCGTGGGCATCACCAATATCATGTATGTCATCGTCACTGAGCGCACCTCGGAAATAGGCCTGCGTAAGGCCGTCGGCGCCACTTACCGCGATGTCATGCTCCAATTCCTGATAGAGGCCGTACTCATAACATTGTTGGGCGGCGTAATCGGCATGATTGTCGGAATTTTCGTCTCTTTCGGTATCGCCACGGTCGCCTCGAGCCTTTTGGGGTTAAGTTGGAAGTTCATCATGCCTATGAAGGGCTTTATCGTTGCAACTATCTTTTCCGTGTTTTTCGGCATCATTTTCGGTGTTTATCCGGCACGTAAGGCGGCTCGCCTTGACCCGATCGAGGCCTTGCGCTCCGAGTAA
- a CDS encoding HlyD family efflux transporter periplasmic adaptor subunit, with protein MTLKGKKRYLVIAGVILAAGGFFYNSYKQGNKVEYTTAEAKLSRIVQTVNETGTVKTATEIKLNFLANGKIAKIGAKIGDKVKKDQVLAELDYSNLLIQQKQAQANLDVAKANLAKIANGATVQDVTISLSSVKQAETAYVNAQANYEKVKKSTAEAIVQAQKNLSDLESSNKAASTYGQAILTAQNNLDNTNRTYLQTISNRRTSLLNSAENQIAAAQAALDAANRVFTDDNAKDTLSIQDAGQLIKAKASYDAALILVAPARADLADGKRTGANNDALTAANSVLGLLNETLDVLNATFAALSKSVTSSKFSQASLDAFKTSISAQNTAINAGISSISTAEQNLSDTVLAYNTNLSSAQSSLDQAQAAFNNALTNARNALTNARLSGDQQNANAKSQVDATLTSYKLAQAQYNKTVAPARPEDFKLFEAQVAQAKANLDALINQANNSIIKSPIDGEITQVNYEIGEEPGAAKPVMAILSHDNFEIELDISEADIVKVKQGNPASVTFDALGEAAKFAADVTFIEPAQTVIQEVVYYKCTVSNLRSLDAAGDPLGSTAGTSSASTTPVAPSTSTSSPLRLIRPGMTANVSITTAIKDQVLIVPSRAVIDKGNSQKVVRLLVNNQFVETPVTVGLRGDEGLTEIISGLKPGDLAITSIKNAPAVNQ; from the coding sequence ATGACGCTTAAGGGCAAAAAACGCTACCTAGTCATTGCTGGGGTCATTCTTGCGGCCGGTGGCTTCTTTTACAACAGCTACAAGCAAGGAAACAAGGTCGAATACACGACCGCTGAGGCCAAACTTTCTCGAATCGTCCAGACCGTCAATGAGACTGGCACAGTCAAGACTGCCACTGAAATCAAATTGAATTTCTTGGCCAACGGCAAGATCGCTAAGATCGGAGCCAAGATCGGCGACAAGGTCAAGAAGGACCAAGTCTTGGCCGAGTTGGATTATTCCAACCTCCTGATCCAGCAGAAACAGGCTCAGGCGAATCTGGATGTCGCCAAGGCCAATCTTGCAAAAATCGCCAACGGCGCAACCGTTCAGGACGTCACCATCAGCCTCTCAAGCGTCAAGCAAGCCGAGACAGCCTATGTCAACGCCCAAGCTAACTATGAAAAGGTCAAAAAATCGACTGCCGAAGCTATCGTACAGGCCCAGAAGAACTTATCTGACCTAGAGTCCAGCAACAAGGCCGCTTCGACTTATGGCCAGGCTATCCTGACGGCTCAGAACAATCTCGATAATACGAACCGGACTTATCTCCAAACTATCTCCAATCGCCGGACTTCTCTCTTGAATTCGGCAGAGAATCAGATTGCCGCCGCCCAGGCTGCCCTGGACGCTGCTAATCGCGTTTTTACCGATGACAATGCCAAAGACACCCTGAGCATCCAGGACGCCGGCCAGCTGATCAAAGCCAAGGCAAGCTATGATGCGGCTTTGATCTTAGTTGCCCCAGCTCGAGCTGATTTGGCTGATGGCAAGCGGACGGGGGCCAACAATGATGCCCTGACTGCGGCAAACTCGGTTCTTGGTCTCTTGAATGAGACCTTGGATGTGCTCAACGCCACCTTCGCCGCCTTATCCAAGTCGGTCACCAGCTCCAAATTTTCCCAAGCCTCGCTTGATGCTTTCAAAACCAGCATCAGCGCTCAGAACACAGCGATCAACGCCGGCATTTCCAGCATCAGCACGGCTGAGCAGAATCTCTCTGACACAGTATTAGCCTATAACACTAATCTTTCTTCGGCTCAGTCCAGTCTGGATCAGGCCCAGGCCGCTTTCAACAATGCCTTGACCAACGCACGCAATGCCTTGACCAACGCACGGCTTTCCGGCGACCAACAGAATGCTAACGCCAAATCGCAAGTCGATGCGACCCTGACTTCCTACAAGCTGGCACAGGCCCAGTATAACAAAACGGTAGCACCCGCCAGGCCGGAAGATTTCAAGCTCTTCGAAGCCCAGGTCGCCCAGGCCAAGGCCAATCTCGATGCCTTGATCAACCAGGCCAACAATAGCATCATCAAGTCGCCGATCGATGGCGAAATCACCCAGGTCAACTACGAAATCGGAGAAGAGCCCGGCGCTGCTAAGCCGGTTATGGCAATCCTGAGCCATGACAATTTTGAAATCGAACTAGATATCTCAGAGGCTGACATAGTTAAAGTGAAGCAGGGCAACCCTGCCAGCGTCACCTTCGATGCCTTGGGCGAGGCCGCTAAGTTCGCCGCCGACGTCACTTTCATCGAGCCGGCCCAGACGGTCATCCAGGAAGTCGTATACTACAAGTGCACCGTGAGCAATCTCCGCTCCCTCGATGCTGCTGGCGATCCTCTCGGCTCTACTGCCGGCACTTCCAGCGCATCCACGACACCAGTAGCCCCTAGTACTTCGACCAGCAGCCCCTTGCGGCTAATCCGCCCAGGCATGACGGCCAATGTCAGCATCACCACCGCTATCAAGGACCAGGTTCTGATCGTGCCCAGCCGGGCGGTGATAGACAAAGGAAATAGCCAGAAGGTAGTCCGTCTGCTCGTCAACAACCAGTTCGTCGAGACTCCGGTCACTGTCGGTCTGCGCGGTGATGAAGGACTGACCGAAATCATTTCCGGACTGAAGCCGGGTGACTTGGCGATCACATCGATCAAGAACGCCCCCGCAGTTAACCAATAA
- a CDS encoding FtsX-like permease family protein: MLGIIIGVGAVIVIMSVGAGAQSLILSQIKSLGSNLIGVLPGKSDKNQPPASVLGITITTLTYDDARAMLDKSRFPHIISNVAYTKGYGTLSWNANTYETNLSGSTVGYLQTENGEVAEGRFFTEDEERNLSRYVVLGSTVKNELFAESNAVGQRIKINKKSFEVIGVMKERGTVAFQNYDDQVFIPILTMQKLVAGVDNLGLIRVKLDDQNNIDSTIEDVTQLLRERHGINDSSGDSDDFTVLNAAEALDLLKTITNALRYFLAAIAALSLVVGGIGIMNIMLVAVSERTREIGLRKAVGATNSNIQIQFLLEAVIITFLGGIIGIIGGSVLSFLIATIAQALGYAWEFSISLSSVLLAVFVSISIGIIFGLFPAIKASRLNPIEALRYE, from the coding sequence ATGCTCGGAATCATCATCGGTGTCGGCGCGGTCATAGTCATCATGTCGGTCGGCGCCGGAGCTCAAAGCTTGATACTCTCACAAATCAAAAGCCTAGGCTCCAATTTGATAGGCGTCTTGCCCGGCAAATCGGACAAGAATCAGCCGCCAGCCTCGGTTCTTGGCATCACTATCACCACCCTGACTTATGACGATGCTCGCGCCATGCTCGACAAGTCGCGTTTTCCGCACATCATCAGCAATGTGGCTTACACCAAGGGTTATGGCACCCTCTCCTGGAATGCCAACACTTATGAGACCAACCTATCCGGCTCGACCGTCGGTTATCTCCAAACGGAAAACGGCGAAGTGGCCGAGGGGCGGTTTTTTACCGAGGACGAAGAGCGAAACCTCTCGCGTTATGTCGTTTTGGGAAGCACTGTTAAAAATGAGCTCTTCGCCGAATCGAACGCCGTCGGCCAGCGCATCAAGATCAATAAGAAAAGCTTTGAAGTTATCGGCGTCATGAAAGAGCGGGGAACCGTCGCCTTCCAGAATTACGACGACCAGGTGTTCATACCGATCTTGACGATGCAGAAGCTGGTTGCAGGCGTCGATAATCTGGGCTTGATCAGGGTCAAACTGGACGACCAGAACAATATCGATAGCACGATCGAAGACGTCACGCAGCTCCTGCGCGAACGTCACGGCATCAACGACTCCAGCGGCGATAGTGATGATTTTACCGTGCTTAATGCAGCCGAGGCTTTGGATCTTCTCAAGACCATAACCAATGCTTTGAGGTATTTCTTGGCGGCCATTGCCGCCCTTTCGCTTGTTGTCGGCGGTATCGGCATAATGAATATCATGCTCGTGGCCGTCTCCGAGCGGACACGAGAGATAGGCCTGCGCAAGGCCGTCGGTGCCACCAACTCGAATATCCAGATCCAGTTCCTGTTAGAAGCGGTCATCATAACTTTCTTGGGCGGCATCATCGGCATCATCGGCGGCAGTGTTTTATCGTTTTTGATCGCGACCATCGCCCAGGCGCTGGGCTATGCCTGGGAGTTTTCAATCTCCTTAAGCTCAGTATTGCTTGCTGTTTTCGTTTCTATATCAATCGGTATCATTTTCGGACTTTTTCCGGCAATCAAAGCCAGTCGGCTGAACCCGATCGAGGCTTTGCGTTATGAATAA